The following is a genomic window from uncultured Propionivibrio sp..
CGCCGCGCTGAATCGTGACGACGCTGGTCGCCGGCGGCAGCGACTCCTGGAACGGATCGTCGAAAACCAGATCGCCGCCGTCCATGGCGTCGAGCGTTTGCCCGACGCGCAAATCCTTGAAGCCAAAAAGCGCAGTGTCGGCGAGGTGCGAGGGAACGATGTTCTGCATCGCCGTAAACACCGATTCCGTCCTGCCCGGGTAACGGCTATCCCACTCAGCCATCATTTCGCGGATTTTCTGCCGCTGCAGATTGCTTTGCGAACCACAGAGATTGCAGGGAATGATCGGGAACTCCATGCCGCGTGCATAGCGCGCAATATCGTGCTCGCTGCAATAAGCGAGGGGGCGGATGACGACATGCGCGCCATCGTCGGTCAGGAGTTTCGGAGGCATGCCCTTGAGCTTGCCGCCAAACAGCAGGTTGAGAAAGAGCGTGTGGACGATGTCGTCGCGATGGTGCCCGAGCGCGATCTTGTTGGCACCGAGTTCCTTGGCAGTACGATAGATTACGCCGCGACGCAGACGCGAACAGAGCGAGCAGGTCGTCTTGCCCTCGGGAATCTTTTCCTTGACGATGGAATAAGTGTCCTGCTCGACGATACGGTAGTCGATGCCGAGTCCGGCGAGATAGCGGGGCAGCACGTCGGCCGGAAAGCCGGGTTGCTTCTGGTCGAGATTCATGGCGATCAGCCGGAATTTGACCG
Proteins encoded in this region:
- the ttcA gene encoding tRNA 2-thiocytidine(32) synthetase TtcA, with amino-acid sequence MENSKTLQRLSRRLETAAGKAIADYNMIEDGDTVLICISGGKDSYAMLSILMALQKRAPVKFRLIAMNLDQKQPGFPADVLPRYLAGLGIDYRIVEQDTYSIVKEKIPEGKTTCSLCSRLRRGVIYRTAKELGANKIALGHHRDDIVHTLFLNLLFGGKLKGMPPKLLTDDGAHVVIRPLAYCSEHDIARYARGMEFPIIPCNLCGSQSNLQRQKIREMMAEWDSRYPGRTESVFTAMQNIVPSHLADTALFGFKDLRVGQTLDAMDGGDLVFDDPFQESLPPATSVVTIQRGDA